A segment of the Rutidosis leptorrhynchoides isolate AG116_Rl617_1_P2 unplaced genomic scaffold, CSIRO_AGI_Rlap_v1 contig247, whole genome shotgun sequence genome:
CAAAATAAATAAACATGAGGGATCAAGTGCttagttttgcaatttctaaatttttttttgttttagtcCCTAAATGAATCAAGTATTATTTTTAGCCTAATAATTATAACTTTCATTTACGTTCCTGTCGTTTCACATCCCCTTGTCCATATACCAGATTTTGATTACCTTTACTATCAATCAAGAAAATGAAATCAGTATTGCTATTAAAAACCTTAAAATGGGCTTTTTATGGGCTGGTTTTATCCCATGATGATAATGAACGTTCAAGAGGGCTCCTCACGTTTAACTTTTTTTGTCGTGTTATGATCATGGGCTATTAGAACAAAGACTTGTGGGCCATgacaacattttccataaaatcCTTTTGTGACGAGAGCTGATAGCGAGAGTAGACCCCACTGCTATATCAATAATATCATGTAATCAACAAAATTCCAACTCCATTAATTTTAGTGACCAGTTGATAAACGACACTTAAGATCATCAGATCGTCAACCCAAATCTTTCATTATAATTAGTGGAATAGTTAGAAAACGACTGTGTAAGTGAgcctttatttaatttaatttataagtTTCAATCATTACTTGAAGCGTGGACATTATAAAACTATCATCTGTTTCCAAGTTTTGAGTGTTTTACATCGGACCAAGGAAATCATGTCGGCCGACTGTTTTTAAATCTAGTAACATGGACACGTGGCTTCTCCTCGGGAGAAAATAACAAACAATATTGCTGTAGCTTTCTCAATTTCCAGATCATGAAATCGACATTAAACTATACTAATACGGAGTATTACTTGAAAGAATTGGAAGGTccgatatatactttatttattgtATATCGAAACCCACTTAAATACAGTCTGGACTGTGCTAAATCTAGTTCGATGGGTTTAAGGCAGAATCGGATTCTTGGCTCAAATCTTGCCACGTGTCTACTTTTTTTCTCTCCTCCCCTATATATTTACTCCACAAGTCACACCATTATCTTCCTTCAACAACCAGCTTCCtaaataatatctccaaaacaAAAGTAAAAACTCTGATACATCTCTTCAATTTGGTTTTGATTGATTCAAACTTTTTATTAAAACCACAAAGATGACCCGATTTTGGACTTTTCTCACAAATGCTCACTCAATTGCTGGGTAAtcattatcttcttcttcttcttcttcttcttcttcttaattttGGATATTATGGTGTGATCAATTAGTAATCAGCTTGTTATTTTGTTAATTTGCAGGCCTGTGACTATGTTGTTATACCCCTTGTAAGTATATATCTTCAATTACAATCTTAATTGTCAGTGTACTAAATAAATTTGTAACAATAATTAATATTGCtaataatattttgtttttatggtAGATATGCTTCAGTTGTTGCTATAGAGAGTCCAACAAAGGAAGATGATGAGCAGTGGCTTGCCTATTGGATCTTATATTCATTCCTAACTCTTGCCGAGATGGTGCTTGAACCAATTCTACAATGGTACATGTCGTGACGTCACCAATTTTTGTTTAGTTTCTTGATCATGAGCAAAATATAATTAATTGTGATTAATATTGTAGGATACCGATATGGTATAGCGTGAAATTAGTATTTGTGGCATGGCTTGTTCTTCCACAATTTAAAGGGGCAGCTTACTTGTATGACAAGTTAGTGAGAGAGCAAATCAAGAAACGTCAACAACAGCATCAAGGAATTGGGAGCAGCAGCAACAGCAATATTATCAAATCCTCTCCCAATGGCAAAGGCAAGAAAAAATTTGTTGATTTCATAATTCCCAACAAAGTAAGTTATCacattttttaataaaataaaaaatcaatTACTCCACTCTCTCGCTTTTCAAACACGAATAAGCCGACTCCACATGATAAAATCGAGCCTTGCGGCTATTGTTGTTGTTTCCGTTTAACAAGTGAGTGTTTTGGAATTTTACAGGATCATGAGGCTTACTAAGGAAGAAATACATATATGGGGCTCTTTTGCTTTCTCTGGGTGGCTTTCAGTGTATCTTCCTCCTCTTAATGACTGCTTTGACCTTTTTCTTTTCCTCTTTTAATTGTAATTCGCTGAATGTAACTTATAATACAAGATCACACTCACATACATACATACGTAATTGTGTGATCTTTCTGTCTCGTGTATTTGTAAATCAGATACAATTAATGTAATGAATCTTGAAAAACAAATCTTTTTCTCGATTTTCTTGATGTTAATACACAACCTAACTTCACCTAACCTATGAGTATGACGCTTTTTTAGATATTGTTACCTAACATACAAAATTTGGTAAAAGTAGTGAATGATGTTGTCCGATAATATCTATAGTTTTCGTCTAATTTTGAGGAGTATACATTTTATTTGGAATTTACTGAACGCGAACACGATTTTTTTTTCCCGATGATAACAAGAACACAAGTTAACTCGGGCATCTTTAACTCttcaactaaaaaaaaaaaaaactgcttcTTGCTACCTTAAATTATGGTAATTGGGCTGCATTCAACTGATGGCTCATTAGACGATTTCCTTTCAATTTTAACAGTCGAACTCTCGTGGGCTAAGGCCCATTATACATCATTCAGATCAGTAATAGTAGCACTCTAACGGAATTCTAATTCTATCCGTTAATTAATGAACGGAGGAATGTTGATTTGTTGGCTTTTAGGCTGTAAAGCTTTTTGTACTTACCTTTGATGATACGGAATCTTGTTTCACTAATGTCTATTATTCACTTGGCGCCACAGACTATACGGTACATGCACGTACTGATATACGTACTTTGTTTATTAGTACGAGTAATTAATCCACTAATTAAAACCCACTCGTGCACTTTGGAAAACTCTTAATATATATTGTGAATCTGTGATGATCCCAGAGCCAGACTGGAGATTTGCAAATTAATCAATTTATTTATCTGTGATTTGCAAACCTATACTAGAAGTCTAGAACTACCCAATAAGATAATCCCAGAGGTGGTGGTCTGGAGCCGTTTCCGACCCTCAACTGGACCAGAACCGAAACTCGTCGAACCGATTAATTCGGTTTTCGCTCACGAGTAGATCTTGATTCTATTCTATGCCTGTTAATGTAATATGGAATTTGAAATCAAGGATGTTGAACCGAAACTACTAGTTCATGAACCGAAATGATATCGTCTATAAAATTGTCGATTTCAAACCAATCGTGATTCGGACCGATCTCGTGCGACCACCTTAATTAGGCGATTTTAAATTACACGATTGATATaaattaaatatgataaatgactTTATCAGACAAACAACTTTAGTACTCCACTTCCTCTGAATTATTGAACCAACTTTTTTCCTTTAAACAAATGTATTATGTGGGGTTGGTCGATATATTTGGAGAAAAGGATAGACAATTCCTTTATGACACAGTCCACTTCTTCTCCAATAAGCAAACTCagtgtgtaaataaaaaaaaaaaaaagtagttttAGTGGACATTTCCCTTCAATTTAGTTAAGATCCATAATTCATAAAAGCAAAGCTCGTCTATAATCGAGTCACTGTCTCATTAAACACTGTGTTCGTCTAAAATCAGAACATTAACATTTGAAAATTGCGACCCCCCTACATCATGAAAGGCAAAATTAAGGATATATACACTGGACTAAAAATAACATTAAAAAAATCTGGGGACTAAAATGAAAAACTTTAGGGCCCGTGTAGTCCACCAACATATTCTGATGGGACCTGATTATAAATTTATTTATACTAGGGACTATAAATAAAAATGGTAGGAGCAAAATTCCTACCGATCCTACATATCATAACTAAAGTTACGTTAGCACACATTCCTAGAGATAGAAATTGGAACGCTAGAAATTGAAACGCTTGCAGATTTCGGAAGGTAGAACAGCCCCATTTTATATTTCGGAACGGGATTTTAACTACATCAATTTCAAATGTGGTGAATTCATGAAACATGAGGGGAAAAAAATTGAAGAAAgcaaaagtaaataaataaaaaacataaaCGAAAGTGCCTAATGTACATTAACATTGCCATATAacttttacaaaagtcataaaaaaAATTCATGTGATTAATGTTCCACAAAATAAGTTACTTTTCCAATTGCTATAAAATCCCAGTGTATTTTGTTTGCTTTGAATTCAGTCAGACGGCTTCTCTCATTTTCCTGCCTCTGAACTCAGAGTCTCTCTTCATTTCTTAAATGGCAGGGtaattttagtttaattaattagcTCACATACAATATATATAAAATCCTAAAGTAAACCCTCATTTTAATTACTCCAAGATGCAGAAGATTAACAAGCAATATCATTTTTTTGACAGTTTGTTGCTGTATTTTTTCATAGCATTAATCTTTATTCTAGTATTATGCTTCACCATATCTTCTTCTATGAAATCCATTATTAGCTCAGCAGTCTTGCTTACACCAAAGTCTTTATTTCTAGTATTAGGCAATCTTATAATTGTTGCCCTAATTGGAGAATCTAAGTTCTTTACTTCCTCCGGTAAGTCTAACTCTCCGGCTATAATTAGCGACGTGTATTACGACGAGTATATTAGCCGGAGCCAAAAACTCCGACGGTGTGAAGTGAAGACGATGAAAGAGATGGGAGATAATAATTTGTCACTAGGAAATGTTGTGAAGAAGCAAGGTGAAGGAAAATCCTGGAAATTATCAGGTCAGAATCAGTACTTCAGGGAAAATCTATGGAGAAACCAAACAATCAGACGGCTAAGATTACTTCATCTGATGTGGAACTTAGCAGAAGAGCTGATGATTTCATAGCAAGGGTTAATAGAAGAAGGGTACTTGAAGCTAAATTACTAGTTTAATCAATAAATTAATGTGATCAACTAATTATATTAGGGGGGtactatagtattaataatactatatgTTTGTTATACCGTCTACTCAAGAGAATGAATTGGTCTATATAGATTAATATATAGATCGAAgcttaattatattataaataaaatgGTACTTTCATGTCAATCAGGACAGTCATGATTTAATAGTTTTACGTTTATTTTTTTGGAATGTTGGTGTTCGGCTCTTGAGAGCGCATAATTTTGAAGATTTATAGGTGGAAAAAGTATAAAAAAAATTTGATAATTGCGAATGAATAGAAATTTGATGATTGTATTATCTTAGTTGGATATTAAAGTTCGAGAGGGACAAATTTAGCTATTCAAGTGTAGTAAAACTAAAAATTGTAGACCCAATTGTAACTATAGCAAAGTTAGGTTTGTTTGCTAAAAAATCATAAATACAAGGAGTTCATATTTAGTTATTCCAAACTAATTGCATAATACTTTTTTAAGAAAAAATAAATCAAAGCGGCAAAAGTATCGGTTACAAGATATACGAAAAAAAAAGACAAAACGCTAAGCTAAGCTTGGATCTCACCAGTGACAACGTGTCGTGTTCTTAACAAACATGCAACACCGCCATCCAGCTCCTACTCTCTTTTAAATTCTATCCATGGCAATATCTCATTTATAAAATCCATATTCATTCAACAATTCACATTTTATCCTTAGAATCTTTCTCTGTCTCTTAATTTTGGTCCATCAGAATGGATTTGATTAATCAGAGCTTAAACCTAATGGCACCCATGTTCAGTTTCTTCTGTTTCTGTTTTCTTGTGCCTCCAATCTACTTCTACAAGTGCTTTCTCTCTGTTTTAAGCTTCTTTACCAGTGAAAACGTCGCCGGCAAAGTTGTGCTCATCACTGGAGCTTCCTCCGGCATTGGCGAGGTATAATCTTGTTCATTAATCCAAAAACAATTAAggtaatcatatttttaatttgaGTTAttgatgatcaaaatatattttttGGGCAGCATTTGGCGTATGAATATGGAAGCAGGGGAGCATTTTTAGCAATAGTGGCTCGAAGAGAGAAACAACTAGAAGAAGTAGCAGAGACAGCTCGCGAAATCGGTTCGCCTGGTGTTATTACTATTCGTGGAGACGTTTCCAAAGTTGAAGATTGTAAGAGAATGGTCGATGAAACGGTTAACTATTTTGGTAGATGTAAGTGAAAATTTTAATTATCTTGCCTTGTACTACACGTTAGTTACTcttgcttagttacttgtatatgAAGATATCAATAACTTGATATGTATGAATGGTGCAGTGGACCATCTTGTTAATAATGCTGGTGTGACACAAGTTTGTTGTCTAGAAGAGGCAGATGATATTACTGATTTTCGGACCGTCATGGTAAATCATCAATTTTCCCAATCTTATTCAATTTTGATGGATGCAAATTGTAAAATGAGGTAACTAAGTGATTATTCTAATGAACAATAATGGTGTCTGCTTATACTTTTTAGGACACAAACTTCTGGGGATCGGTATATTCAACTCGATTTGCAGTTGAACATCTGAGAGCAAACAATGGCAAGATTGTGGTTCTTTCTTCGTCTGGAGCATGGCTGCCGACGCCGAGAATGAGCATCTACAATGCAAGTAAAGCTGCATTGTTGAGTGTGTTTGAGACGTTGAGAACAGAATTCGGTTCGGACATTCCGATAACAATCGCCACACCTGGGTTCGTGGAGTCGGAGATGACCCAAGGCAAATTTGTGAGGAAGGAAGGGGAAACTGTTTTTGACCCGGAGTTGAGAGATGTATGTAACAATGTACTTGCATAATAAACCTAGTCCTCCGATGAAAGCATAGTCCTCAGAACTAGGGCCGAAGCATACTAATTACATAGTAATTTTTCTTAAATGAATATTAATTACTTAATATATACTAACTACATGTTCATATGTGTAGGTTCAACTGGGAGCATTGCCAGTGGCCTCAGTAAGGAATTGTGCCAAGGCGATAGTGAATGGAGCTTGCCGAGGAGATAAATACGTGACAGTTCCAGGTTGGTTCAAGATGAGCTATTACTGGAAAGTGTTTTGCCCAGACGTGCTTGATTGGACTCTCAGGTTCCTCTACTGCACTAGACCAGGTGAGCCTGCATACCAGGCTCCTTCCAAGAAGATTCTCGATTTCACAGGAGCCAAACACATTTTCTACCCTGATACGCTCCACAACACTCAAATCAAGTCGGAGTGAATCACTTTACTGCTACTGGAGTAGTTTTGTATTTTGTTCTGTGATGATAGGATTAGCTCACTGGTCAACAAATAAACTTACGTTGTATTTAATCTACAAACTTACACCAGATGAATACGAACTTATGTAAGTAACATAAATCATAGATTGCGGAGAAGTTGAACTTTACATCCCTGTCATTAGGAATCTAATTCAATCATAATCTATAAATAAACCTAACTAATTCTGACATTCAAACATCCTAacaggatctttttggtcctgaaTCTGAAAAGCTTTCCGAGTGAAAAACGTTTCATAACCTAGGACGAGTGGTTCCATTATGGACTTTTCTACTCCATTCGAAAATTGAGCAACTTAAAGCAAGCTTCTCAAGGGGATAAATCAATGGCCTCAATAGGAGCTCGTACTGGTGCTTGTGCCGGAGCTAAGGACTTCTTACATCTTCTAAGAAGTGACCTTGCATCATAAGCGGTACATCCTTGACTCATCTCGTGGGCGACAGGAAGATGAGAACTCTCATTTATCTGTACAAGCATTGTGCCCTGAAACGAAAACATGATATGCTATTAAAGGATAGGCAGATCCACAATTATTCCAAAGATATCACACAAAAAGACCATTAATAAGCAGATGAGACTATATGACCTCGAAATTGGCTAAAAATTTCTGGAATTGTTTCAGAGTGTGTTTCATATCACTGCATATTTTCTTGTCTGAAGAACTAAGAGCAGCAGTTACTTCTCCCGGAGAATAACCTATTCCTCTCTGCACAACCTGAATATAGCACAGATGATGTCAATAACAAGAAACTTCAAAGGTCATAAAATCAAAAAGTGAAAGTCAGAGCTGAACTCACATTATGATCAATGAGGATCTCAGAAATGAGACTGCCATCATCAACATAAACGTGTAGTTCATATGTTGTCCTCTGCTTGTATTGGAATCCTTTAACACCAGTCAAAAAGCACTAGAAGATATTGGTTCACATATCAGACATAGATATTAAGAAGGGGGTTcaagttttattattaattttatacacATCAAATTGACAAAAGAAAATCGAAATCATGCATACCTTAATTTTTCCCTGAACAGAGGGTGCTCTCCCATTCATTGCAGCCCACTTGGAAGATAAACG
Coding sequences within it:
- the LOC139882243 gene encoding 11-beta-hydroxysteroid dehydrogenase 1A-like translates to MDLINQSLNLMAPMFSFFCFCFLVPPIYFYKCFLSVLSFFTSENVAGKVVLITGASSGIGEHLAYEYGSRGAFLAIVARREKQLEEVAETAREIGSPGVITIRGDVSKVEDCKRMVDETVNYFGRLDHLVNNAGVTQVCCLEEADDITDFRTVMDTNFWGSVYSTRFAVEHLRANNGKIVVLSSSGAWLPTPRMSIYNASKAALLSVFETLRTEFGSDIPITIATPGFVESEMTQGKFVRKEGETVFDPELRDVQLGALPVASVRNCAKAIVNGACRGDKYVTVPGWFKMSYYWKVFCPDVLDWTLRFLYCTRPGEPAYQAPSKKILDFTGAKHIFYPDTLHNTQIKSE